A stretch of the Duncaniella dubosii genome encodes the following:
- a CDS encoding 2-amino-4-hydroxy-6-hydroxymethyldihydropteridine diphosphokinase: protein MTTIDIHLNIGSNSGHREALIERAVAAVSSAFPDAEIKCSDIVETAPWGFESPNPFLNIGMMIRLKEAIPDMANDSDHTGDTHVRETFALDVLKILQGIQTGIDPSPHRDSKGQYIDRAIDIDLIAINDWIIDNPQLTLPHPRMHMRDFVLIPLANLSPTWEHPLTGKTASQYLSDILNYL from the coding sequence ATGACGACTATTGATATACATCTAAATATCGGTTCAAACAGCGGCCACCGTGAAGCTCTGATAGAGCGTGCGGTGGCCGCCGTTTCATCTGCCTTCCCTGATGCGGAGATAAAATGCTCCGACATCGTGGAGACAGCTCCTTGGGGCTTCGAATCGCCAAATCCATTCCTCAACATCGGAATGATGATCCGGCTGAAAGAAGCCATCCCCGACATGGCAAATGACAGCGACCACACGGGAGACACACATGTCAGAGAGACATTTGCCCTTGACGTGCTCAAGATTCTACAGGGCATACAGACCGGCATAGACCCGTCGCCACACCGCGACTCCAAAGGGCAGTATATCGACCGCGCGATTGACATCGACCTTATTGCCATAAATGACTGGATTATAGACAATCCGCAACTAACCCTGCCTCACCCGCGCATGCACATGCGCGACTTCGTCCTCATCCCCCTCGCCAACCTCTCCCCTACCTGGGAGCACCCCCTTACAGGCAAGACCGCCTCTCAATACCTCTCTGATATTCTCAACTATTTATAA
- a CDS encoding M16 family metallopeptidase — MIDFNRFTLSNGLRVIHNYDPTTAMVAVNVLYNVGSRDEDPSMTGLAHLFEHLMFGGSVNIPDFDAEIERAGGMNNAWTSNDFTNFYDVAPARNFETLLWLESDRMLGLAFSEKSLEVQRNVVIEEFKQTHLNRPYGDLFHKLRSLVYHTHPYSIPTIGKEPAHIEKVTRDDVRDFFYSHYAPNNAVLAISGNVTPDQVRRGVERWFDSIPRRDIKPRTYQPEPLPDAPRELEVRGHVPQTCVVVAYPMPGYGQPGYIECDLITDILASGRSSRFYRRLLLGGDLFTSADASIIGSEEPGMLMLKGHLEDPSEATARKAVERLMAEASELCYQASRLDRLSYNLTEARPGGVTPYEVERAINRFASDFTFSSLSYLQRAQALAMAEMHGEDINEIVPAYRRVTTAMIATTARRVIDPAHACTLIYRPE; from the coding sequence ATGATTGACTTTAATCGCTTCACACTATCCAACGGTCTGCGTGTCATCCACAACTACGACCCCACCACTGCAATGGTGGCTGTAAATGTCCTATATAATGTCGGTTCGCGCGATGAAGACCCTTCAATGACCGGACTGGCCCACCTTTTCGAACACCTTATGTTCGGTGGATCGGTCAATATTCCCGATTTCGACGCTGAAATCGAACGAGCCGGAGGCATGAACAACGCATGGACCTCGAATGATTTTACCAATTTCTATGACGTCGCTCCGGCGAGAAACTTCGAGACCCTGCTGTGGCTTGAAAGTGACCGAATGCTCGGACTTGCCTTTTCCGAAAAATCACTTGAAGTGCAGCGCAATGTAGTCATCGAGGAATTCAAACAGACCCACCTCAACCGGCCATACGGCGACCTATTCCATAAACTCCGTTCACTAGTCTATCACACTCACCCCTATTCAATCCCGACAATAGGCAAAGAGCCGGCACATATCGAGAAGGTGACGCGCGACGATGTGCGCGACTTCTTCTACAGCCATTATGCCCCCAACAACGCCGTGCTTGCAATCAGCGGAAACGTCACGCCCGACCAAGTACGTCGCGGAGTGGAAAGATGGTTTGACTCAATTCCACGCCGTGACATCAAGCCTCGCACCTACCAGCCGGAACCGCTTCCGGATGCTCCACGCGAGCTTGAAGTCCGTGGCCATGTCCCCCAGACATGTGTTGTCGTGGCCTACCCCATGCCCGGCTATGGACAGCCCGGCTATATCGAATGTGACCTTATCACCGATATTCTCGCTTCAGGAAGGTCATCGCGCTTCTACAGACGCCTTCTCCTCGGAGGCGACCTTTTCACCTCGGCCGACGCATCGATTATCGGAAGTGAAGAACCCGGCATGCTCATGCTCAAAGGCCATCTCGAAGACCCCTCAGAGGCCACAGCCCGCAAAGCAGTGGAACGCCTTATGGCTGAAGCATCCGAACTGTGCTATCAGGCTTCACGGCTCGACAGGCTGTCCTACAATCTCACCGAAGCCCGCCCCGGCGGAGTCACACCTTACGAAGTGGAACGGGCTATCAACCGTTTTGCAAGCGACTTCACATTTTCGTCGCTCAGCTATCTTCAGCGCGCCCAAGCTTTGGCAATGGCCGAGATGCACGGCGAGGACATCAACGAAATCGTACCTGCCTATCGCCGCGTGACCACCGCCATGATAGCCACTACCGCACGTCGCGTCATCGATCCCGCTCATGCCTGTACTTTGATCTATAGACCCGAGTGA
- a CDS encoding tyrosine-type recombinase/integrase: MNLIEQFLEYLRLELNYSKLTVDAYRADLKAWAVFATDNCPDSLRPMDVTTSDLRLWIGALASGGNSVRTIRRKASSLRAFFRYLMSRHGLDSNPASGLILAKIPKNLPVYIRKEDTERILDDVDSETDGEFTASRNRLIIDLLYSTGMRCSELVGLLDVNTDTRKGELKVLGKRNKERIIPIGPELMEAIDAYRVLRDSSPDTSISLHDRQAPLLVKADGAPLYRRLVYRVVNRALTEGNVHAARLSPHVLRHSFATDMLNAGAPISSVQQLLGHASLASTQIYTHVTYSELKHNYQLAHPRALKKGGKNGN, translated from the coding sequence ATGAACCTGATTGAGCAATTTCTCGAATATCTAAGATTGGAGCTCAACTATTCGAAGCTCACCGTCGACGCTTACCGTGCCGACCTTAAAGCTTGGGCTGTCTTCGCTACTGACAATTGTCCTGACTCGCTCAGACCGATGGATGTCACAACATCTGACTTGCGACTGTGGATAGGCGCTCTGGCCTCCGGTGGCAACTCGGTGCGCACCATCCGCCGGAAGGCTTCATCGCTGCGGGCGTTTTTCCGCTATCTGATGAGCCGTCATGGCCTTGATTCCAATCCGGCTTCAGGACTCATCCTTGCAAAAATACCAAAGAACCTGCCGGTCTATATCCGTAAGGAAGACACGGAGCGCATTCTTGATGACGTTGATTCGGAAACAGACGGTGAATTCACCGCGTCGCGCAATCGTCTCATTATAGATTTGTTGTATTCGACCGGAATGCGTTGTTCCGAACTCGTAGGACTCCTTGATGTCAATACCGATACCCGCAAGGGTGAACTAAAAGTGCTCGGAAAGCGTAATAAAGAAAGAATAATACCTATCGGTCCGGAGCTCATGGAGGCTATCGATGCTTATCGGGTGCTTCGCGACAGTTCGCCGGACACGTCAATCTCTCTTCACGACCGTCAGGCCCCGCTACTTGTAAAGGCGGACGGAGCTCCGCTCTATCGCCGTCTGGTGTATAGGGTTGTAAACAGAGCTTTGACCGAGGGTAATGTTCATGCTGCAAGGCTGAGTCCTCACGTTCTGCGTCATTCGTTTGCAACCGATATGCTCAACGCCGGCGCTCCGATCAGCTCCGTCCAGCAGCTTCTTGGTCATGCCTCTCTCGCATCAACTCAGATTTACACTCACGTCACGTACAGTGAACTTAAACATAATTACCAACTCGCACACCCACGTGCACTAAAAAAAGGAGGAAAAAATGGAAACTAA
- the rimP gene encoding ribosome assembly cofactor RimP: MIDKTEIRRLVDEAIAATDAFVVDIIVSTGNDIVIELDSPTGVDLDFCAELNRKLQEEFDRQDENYSLEVGSASLTAPFKVKGQYEKNIGNEVEVLTRDGKKLKGILTAVADDDFTIEITRKVKGPGAKRPVMVAEPTVIPYAEAKQVCYVINFK, encoded by the coding sequence ATGATAGATAAAACAGAAATTCGCCGCTTGGTCGACGAGGCTATAGCCGCGACCGATGCTTTTGTGGTCGACATTATCGTTTCGACTGGCAATGATATCGTCATCGAACTTGACAGCCCGACAGGTGTCGATCTCGACTTTTGCGCAGAGCTAAACCGCAAGCTTCAGGAAGAGTTTGACCGACAGGACGAAAACTACAGTCTTGAGGTCGGTTCAGCGTCATTGACCGCACCATTCAAAGTCAAGGGTCAATATGAAAAGAACATCGGAAACGAAGTCGAAGTGCTCACACGTGACGGCAAGAAGCTCAAAGGCATCCTTACAGCAGTTGCCGACGATGATTTCACAATCGAGATAACCCGCAAGGTCAAAGGACCCGGAGCAAAACGCCCCGTAATGGTTGCCGAGCCGACAGTCATCCCCTACGCCGAGGCAAAGCAGGTGTGCTACGTGATTAATTTCAAATAA
- the hpf gene encoding ribosome hibernation-promoting factor, HPF/YfiA family, with the protein METKINAIHFDISEKLTSFINKKIDKLTRRYPNVMSAEVSLRVVKPETALNKEAIVSLMVPQEPDQVATKTADTFEEAIDLCMEALDRQLEKVKNKK; encoded by the coding sequence ATGGAAACTAAAATCAATGCCATCCACTTCGACATCAGCGAGAAACTCACTTCCTTTATAAACAAGAAAATAGATAAGCTGACCCGCCGTTATCCTAATGTAATGAGCGCTGAAGTCTCTCTCCGCGTGGTAAAACCTGAAACCGCCCTCAACAAAGAAGCTATAGTCAGCCTTATGGTCCCGCAAGAACCCGATCAGGTGGCGACAAAAACAGCCGATACGTTTGAAGAGGCTATCGATCTCTGCATGGAAGCACTCGACCGCCAGCTCGAAAAAGTAAAAAATAAGAAATAA
- the nusA gene encoding transcription termination factor NusA — MARKEEAPNMVERFAEFKELKNIDKTTMISVLEESFRNVLAKMFGTDENLDVIMNPDKGDVQIFQNLEVVPDGEVTNPNLQISLTDARADDDPDVEIGEEHTKEIFFADFGRRAILNLRQTLQSKILDLQKEAVYAKFKELEGELVSGEVYQTWSRETLLLDDEKNELLLPKSESIPGDFFRKGETVLAVIANVDNKNNNPKITVSRTNEAFLRRLFEREVPEIVDGLISIRAVARIPGERAKIAVESFDDRIDPVGACVGVKGSRIHGIVRELRNENIDVINYTSNPQLFIQRALSPAKISNIHLDEEEKKAEVFLHPEEVSLAIGKGGLNIKLASMLTGYVIDVYRDTPEEIDEDIYLDEFKDEIDGWVIDALKDMGCITAKSVLKTPRQELIDRADLEEDTVDNVIRILRAEFEDEDAPATPAPAAADTAAETSTEETSAEAASEEETAAEAEEKPEA, encoded by the coding sequence ATGGCAAGAAAAGAAGAAGCCCCCAACATGGTGGAGCGTTTCGCCGAATTCAAGGAACTGAAAAATATCGACAAGACCACCATGATCAGTGTGCTGGAGGAGTCGTTTCGAAATGTGTTGGCCAAAATGTTTGGCACAGACGAGAATCTTGATGTCATCATGAACCCCGATAAGGGCGACGTGCAGATCTTCCAGAATCTTGAAGTCGTGCCTGACGGCGAGGTGACAAACCCTAACCTCCAGATTTCACTGACCGACGCTCGTGCCGATGACGATCCCGATGTTGAAATCGGCGAGGAGCACACCAAAGAAATCTTCTTTGCCGACTTCGGACGCCGCGCCATCCTCAACCTCCGCCAGACCCTCCAGTCCAAGATTCTTGACCTTCAGAAAGAAGCTGTCTATGCCAAGTTCAAGGAACTTGAAGGCGAACTCGTGTCGGGTGAGGTATATCAGACATGGTCGCGCGAGACCCTTCTGCTCGACGACGAGAAAAATGAGCTTCTTCTGCCAAAGAGCGAATCAATCCCCGGCGACTTTTTCCGCAAGGGTGAGACTGTCCTTGCAGTCATCGCCAATGTTGACAACAAGAACAACAATCCCAAGATTACCGTATCGCGTACAAACGAAGCTTTCCTCCGCCGACTTTTCGAACGCGAAGTGCCCGAAATTGTCGATGGCCTCATCAGCATCCGTGCCGTCGCCCGCATCCCCGGCGAACGTGCGAAAATCGCAGTCGAAAGCTTCGATGACCGCATCGATCCCGTGGGCGCATGTGTAGGTGTCAAGGGTTCACGTATTCATGGCATCGTCCGCGAGCTTCGCAATGAGAACATCGATGTCATCAACTACACATCCAATCCTCAGCTCTTCATCCAGCGCGCACTCAGTCCTGCCAAGATTTCAAACATCCACCTCGACGAAGAAGAGAAGAAGGCCGAAGTGTTCCTTCACCCCGAAGAAGTTTCGCTCGCAATCGGTAAGGGCGGTCTTAACATCAAACTCGCATCCATGCTCACCGGCTATGTGATTGACGTTTACCGCGACACCCCCGAAGAAATCGACGAAGACATCTATCTCGACGAATTCAAGGATGAAATCGACGGCTGGGTCATCGACGCTCTCAAGGACATGGGTTGCATCACAGCCAAAAGCGTGCTCAAGACTCCGCGTCAGGAACTTATCGACCGCGCCGACCTCGAAGAAGACACAGTCGACAACGTTATCCGCATTCTCCGTGCCGAGTTTGAGGACGAGGACGCTCCTGCGACCCCTGCGCCCGCTGCCGCTGATACAGCAGCAGAGACAAGCACCGAAGAGACCTCTGCAGAAGCAGCTTCCGAAGAGGAAACCGCAGCTGAAGCCGAGGAGAAGCCCGAAGCCTGA
- a CDS encoding histone H1, with protein MKTLVEQLTSNFEAFAKDAMAQVENGNKAAGARARKASLEIEKLLKQFRKDSIAAGK; from the coding sequence ATGAAAACTCTCGTTGAACAACTCACTTCAAATTTTGAAGCTTTTGCAAAAGACGCTATGGCCCAAGTGGAAAACGGCAACAAGGCAGCTGGTGCTCGCGCACGCAAGGCTTCTCTTGAAATCGAAAAGCTTCTGAAGCAATTCCGCAAAGACTCGATCGCAGCCGGAAAGTAA
- a CDS encoding T9SS type A sorting domain-containing protein — protein sequence MERVKSFLCAFIVVLCMNNADGREYAFQLDESNYIFNDTIGFVFKLYPEASTATLISPQLLPDFKGHFNTLKDSVDSNNMRIQTWNTKFVELCRQKLKNLGEESRIYVESRVDFADRAGILLASITELQDSIDKFNNQDCYDSYGDVFFNLHSEIDAVFIRQEEILRMLPELYDKIESYIIPGLNDVILSECRNEAKIFNVDKWIPYFDRFNEMSAVCQQLMEVNDTAGLIREKAILEDFLNEVRFYFSNTITIAYPHANCDWWEEYLELSDVREFEELATFKHVIAVTGLAVERTARAVETLPARIIDYIEGNNGELTIPEKIGYNGQLSYEVTKLKGPIFDSELMEKTDEISIRIPSGIDSICGMAFPDNKITEVHVSAYTPPFLDENAFSEKVYKNAILYVPEIKYQEYVLSDWRRFTNIYFSLSSSIDEISNDNIAVWSKGDTIYIEGIGIVSIYDTLGKLVYKGDSREIPIEQKGIYIVKIGSTNFKIKI from the coding sequence ATGGAAAGAGTGAAAAGTTTTTTATGTGCTTTTATTGTAGTGTTGTGTATGAATAATGCTGACGGAAGGGAGTATGCTTTCCAGTTGGACGAAAGTAATTATATTTTCAATGATACGATAGGATTCGTATTTAAGTTATATCCTGAAGCATCAACCGCAACGCTGATTTCTCCACAGCTATTGCCTGATTTTAAAGGACATTTTAATACACTAAAGGACTCTGTGGATTCTAATAATATGCGTATCCAGACATGGAATACAAAATTTGTGGAACTATGTCGTCAGAAACTCAAGAATTTGGGAGAGGAAAGCAGAATATATGTTGAAAGTCGAGTTGATTTTGCGGATCGCGCAGGTATTTTGCTTGCATCAATCACTGAGCTACAGGATTCAATTGATAAATTTAATAATCAGGACTGTTATGATTCGTATGGGGATGTTTTTTTCAATCTGCATAGTGAAATTGATGCAGTTTTTATCCGGCAGGAAGAGATTCTGAGAATGCTTCCTGAATTATATGATAAGATTGAAAGTTATATTATTCCGGGATTGAATGACGTTATATTATCAGAGTGTAGAAATGAGGCAAAAATATTTAATGTTGACAAATGGATACCGTATTTCGACAGATTTAATGAAATGTCTGCCGTATGTCAGCAATTGATGGAAGTAAATGATACAGCAGGACTTATAAGGGAAAAGGCAATATTGGAAGATTTCCTAAACGAAGTCAGGTTTTATTTTAGCAATACTATCACAATAGCATATCCTCACGCTAACTGTGACTGGTGGGAGGAATATCTTGAGTTGTCAGATGTGCGCGAGTTTGAAGAACTGGCTACTTTTAAACATGTGATCGCTGTGACAGGTTTAGCAGTGGAACGTACGGCACGAGCCGTGGAGACCTTGCCTGCAAGAATTATAGATTACATAGAGGGAAATAATGGTGAATTGACGATTCCGGAGAAGATAGGTTATAATGGACAACTGTCTTATGAGGTTACAAAATTAAAAGGGCCTATATTTGATTCTGAATTAATGGAAAAGACAGATGAAATTTCTATAAGGATTCCATCAGGGATTGATTCTATATGCGGGATGGCTTTTCCCGATAATAAAATTACAGAAGTTCATGTTTCAGCCTATACTCCTCCATTTCTTGACGAGAATGCTTTTAGTGAAAAGGTTTATAAAAATGCTATTTTATATGTGCCTGAGATAAAATATCAGGAATATGTATTGTCGGATTGGAGGCGTTTTACAAATATATATTTCAGCTTGAGCTCATCTATAGATGAAATATCTAATGATAATATTGCAGTCTGGAGTAAAGGAGATACCATCTATATTGAAGGAATTGGCATTGTTTCGATATATGACACTCTTGGGAAATTGGTATATAAGGGAGATAGCCGGGAAATTCCAATAGAACAAAAAGGTATTTATATAGTTAAGATTGGTTCCACAAATTTTAAAATTAAAATATAA
- the infB gene encoding translation initiation factor IF-2 — MPRIKISQAAKEFNVTIQSLADQLNKKGISIDASNPNTRLDESAYDILVEAFQPDRKERERIDRIRQEKEKEKSASAPVNTPASPASSAKGQSEIQGPKVVGKISLDKHNNPIPTPPAPAKAAEAPAKQTSAPAPAKTPVKEESKPEVSKPEAKVEAPVKPEMPKTEAPKVETPKAEMPKSEVKPEAPKAEASKPAEVIKPAETAVKETPAVKETPKNETPAPAAPKSAPRPEVKPTPKSDTPKVQQKPAPAPVKETVKETPKPEVAPAKQEDEVFRYQSDAQVVAPKVVGHIDLSALNQSTRPKKKSKEERRNERMNKNGQNAGGNASQGGDRKKRRRIGGKVDIEKTVNQGSEGGNGNNKGGGNNHGGGNNSRGGNDRERGERGGRNRDRNKRPVHTEVNEEDVQKQVRETLARLTSKDKGQKKGAKWRKEKREAFANRAHEAAVEAAAESKVLKLTEFVTANDLAVMMDVPINNVIATCMNLGVMVSINQRLDAETINIVAEEFGYQTEYVSAEVVEAIHQEEDNEDELVTRPPIVTVMGHVDHGKTSLLDYIRNANVIAGEAGGITQHIGAYNVKLSDGRHITFLDTPGHEAFTAMRARGAKVTDLCIIIVAADDNVMPQTIEAINHASAAGVPIVFAINKIDKPAANPDKIKEELAQMNYLVEEWGGKYQSQDISAKKGIGVEELMEKVLLEAELLDLKANPNRRATGSIIESSLDKGRGYVATVLVQNGTLRVGDTILAGTHFGRVKAMFNERNQRITEAGPAEPTLILGLNGAPTAGDTFNVMETEQEAREIATKREQLQRELGLRTSKRTTLEEIGRRRAIGNFHELNIIVKGDVDGSIEALSDSLIKLSTEEVKINVLHKAVGAISESDVTLAAASDAIIIGFQVRPSQAARRAAERDGVEIRLYSVIYQAIEEVKDAMEGMLAPEIKEEVIGTAEVLQTFHISKVGTIAGAIVREGRIKRGCKVRLIRDGIVRYTGELGSLKRMKDDVKEVTSGYDCGLSIAGYNDVQEGDLIEAYEEVEVKKSL; from the coding sequence ATGCCGAGAATAAAAATCAGTCAAGCCGCCAAAGAGTTCAACGTCACTATACAATCGTTAGCTGACCAGTTGAACAAGAAGGGTATCTCAATTGATGCCTCGAATCCTAACACCCGTCTGGATGAGAGTGCCTACGATATCCTTGTCGAGGCTTTCCAGCCCGACCGTAAGGAGCGCGAGCGCATAGACCGCATCCGTCAGGAAAAAGAAAAGGAAAAGTCTGCTTCAGCTCCGGTTAACACACCTGCCTCCCCGGCATCATCTGCAAAAGGACAGTCTGAAATACAAGGTCCGAAAGTGGTAGGCAAAATATCGCTTGACAAACATAATAATCCAATCCCCACACCCCCTGCCCCCGCTAAGGCCGCAGAAGCTCCGGCAAAACAGACTTCCGCACCTGCGCCGGCTAAAACACCTGTCAAGGAAGAATCAAAACCAGAGGTGTCAAAGCCGGAAGCTAAAGTTGAAGCACCTGTAAAGCCTGAAATGCCTAAGACAGAAGCTCCTAAAGTGGAAACTCCGAAAGCTGAAATGCCTAAATCAGAAGTAAAACCCGAAGCCCCGAAGGCCGAGGCTTCAAAGCCGGCTGAAGTTATCAAACCGGCAGAAACGGCCGTCAAGGAAACTCCTGCCGTCAAAGAGACTCCCAAAAACGAGACTCCAGCACCGGCAGCTCCAAAGAGCGCACCCAGACCTGAAGTCAAACCGACACCGAAATCCGACACTCCGAAAGTGCAGCAGAAGCCTGCACCCGCACCTGTGAAGGAGACTGTGAAGGAAACTCCCAAGCCGGAAGTCGCTCCTGCCAAACAGGAAGACGAAGTGTTCCGTTATCAGTCAGACGCTCAGGTTGTCGCACCGAAAGTGGTTGGTCACATCGACCTTTCCGCACTCAACCAGTCGACCCGTCCTAAAAAGAAATCAAAGGAAGAACGTCGCAACGAGCGCATGAACAAAAACGGTCAGAATGCCGGCGGAAATGCCTCGCAGGGCGGTGACCGCAAAAAGCGTCGTCGCATCGGTGGAAAAGTAGACATCGAAAAGACCGTAAATCAAGGCAGCGAAGGTGGTAACGGCAATAACAAGGGTGGTGGAAACAATCACGGAGGCGGTAACAACAGCCGTGGCGGCAACGATCGCGAGCGTGGCGAACGCGGAGGCCGCAACCGTGACCGCAACAAACGTCCCGTCCACACCGAGGTCAACGAAGAGGACGTACAGAAGCAGGTACGCGAAACCCTCGCCCGTCTGACATCCAAAGACAAGGGTCAGAAGAAGGGTGCCAAGTGGCGTAAGGAAAAACGCGAGGCTTTCGCCAACCGCGCACATGAGGCTGCCGTCGAAGCTGCAGCAGAAAGCAAGGTGCTTAAGCTCACCGAATTCGTTACAGCCAATGACCTCGCCGTCATGATGGATGTGCCAATCAACAACGTAATCGCAACCTGTATGAATCTCGGCGTAATGGTTTCAATCAACCAGCGCCTTGACGCAGAGACCATCAATATCGTGGCTGAGGAATTCGGCTACCAGACTGAATATGTTTCAGCTGAAGTTGTCGAAGCCATCCATCAGGAAGAGGATAACGAAGATGAACTCGTTACACGTCCCCCGATTGTCACTGTCATGGGTCACGTCGACCACGGTAAGACATCGCTTCTCGACTATATCCGCAACGCCAATGTGATTGCAGGCGAAGCCGGAGGTATCACTCAGCACATCGGTGCTTATAACGTGAAGCTCTCCGACGGCCGTCACATCACATTCCTCGACACTCCGGGTCACGAGGCATTCACCGCAATGCGAGCCCGAGGAGCCAAGGTAACTGACCTCTGTATCATCATCGTAGCCGCCGACGACAATGTCATGCCGCAGACCATCGAAGCTATCAACCATGCCTCTGCTGCCGGTGTACCTATCGTATTCGCTATTAACAAGATTGACAAGCCTGCTGCCAACCCCGACAAGATTAAGGAAGAGCTTGCGCAGATGAACTATCTCGTCGAAGAATGGGGTGGTAAATACCAGTCGCAGGACATTTCGGCCAAGAAGGGTATCGGTGTTGAGGAACTTATGGAAAAAGTGCTTCTTGAAGCCGAACTCCTCGACCTCAAGGCAAACCCCAACCGCCGCGCCACAGGTTCGATCATCGAATCGTCGCTCGACAAGGGTCGTGGCTATGTGGCTACAGTGCTCGTGCAGAACGGAACGCTCCGCGTAGGCGACACTATCCTCGCCGGTACACATTTCGGACGTGTGAAGGCAATGTTCAACGAACGTAACCAGCGCATCACCGAAGCCGGGCCTGCCGAACCGACCCTCATTCTCGGTCTCAACGGTGCGCCTACTGCCGGCGACACATTCAATGTGATGGAGACAGAGCAGGAAGCCCGTGAAATCGCCACCAAGCGCGAACAGCTCCAGCGCGAACTCGGTCTGCGTACATCCAAGCGCACGACACTCGAAGAAATCGGCCGCCGCCGTGCAATCGGCAACTTCCATGAGCTTAACATCATCGTCAAGGGCGACGTGGACGGCTCAATCGAAGCTCTTTCCGACTCGCTTATCAAGCTTTCGACCGAAGAAGTCAAAATCAACGTGCTTCACAAGGCAGTCGGAGCTATATCCGAAAGCGATGTCACCCTCGCTGCCGCATCCGATGCCATCATCATCGGTTTCCAAGTACGACCCTCCCAGGCCGCACGCCGTGCCGCCGAACGCGACGGAGTCGAAATCCGTCTTTACTCGGTCATCTATCAGGCCATCGAGGAAGTCAAGGACGCTATGGAAGGCATGCTCGCCCCCGAAATCAAAGAGGAGGTCATCGGTACAGCCGAAGTGCTCCAGACATTCCACATCTCGAAGGTCGGCACTATCGCGGGCGCTATCGTTCGCGAGGGTCGCATCAAGCGTGGATGCAAGGTGCGTCTTATCCGCGACGGTATCGTTCGCTATACAGGAGAGCTTGGTTCGCTCAAGCGCATGAAGGACGATGTCAAGGAAGTCACCTCAGGCTATGACTGCGGTCTCTCGATTGCCGGTTACAACGACGTGCAGGAAGGAGACCTCATCGAGGCTTACGAGGAAGTCGAGGTTAAGAAGAGCCTTTAA